In Lineus longissimus chromosome 7, tnLinLong1.2, whole genome shotgun sequence, a genomic segment contains:
- the LOC135491199 gene encoding ankyrin-2-like, whose amino-acid sequence MLRAGLYELNVMSCQVDLSMELPPKERFMNDALQYAVQTNNIERVEMLLNQGVDITWKCQVSELSPLQSALKLEHIKIFKLLLDHGANAVEFFFWMVDLDAKDIAILKVVQNHPEILTYLFEHDVLPGTNAYWQEWAAFVDVLTHLSSNSTVDLEKLYKVLLSCVMVCPSQNEKSVELQGHQFVKCTHLDLRLVLLFNAIESKSVSCVNLLLQHGVPVNILGPDMKNGCLYDETPLHRACRYDSIEIVKVLLKNGAKFVCCEEALTPLDVAYNELSVEIMWLFVANGYTSESIKSYKLNVACLLQEVDLVRELIDDGADVNKFDHKGRMPLIMAIYVKNMALFKLLLKAGALPYMPCFHKPNPCTGLHCPANSVRRAVEYKNAEALDCLLDILCEDIPLTKRFSDSSRLLVNAITSGDYKTFDVLMKRGADCVSRVYDGFAPIHIAAHEGDVSMLKALVERGVCVNDNAATKKHVHVRDERCEKKEKYCCIDFEEVDHRPLFLTKSAECIRFLLEKGADIHSVGCEGYLRDVLAEDGKFLDELTPRHRARILTTY is encoded by the coding sequence ATGCTTCGGGCAGGATTGTACGAATTGAACGTCATGTCATGCCAGGTTGACCTTAGCATGGAGCTGCCTCCAAAAGAACGGTTCATGAACGACGCTTTGCAGTATGCTGTACAAACTAATAACATTGAGAGGGTGGAAATGCTGCTCAACCAAGGTGTGGACATCACTTGGAAATGTCAAGTGTCTGAACTGTCTCCTCTGCAGAGTGCTTTGAAGCTGGAACATATAAAGATCTTCAAACTTTTACTCGATCATGGAGCCAATGCAGTTGAGTTCTTCTTCTGGATGGTCGACTTGGACGCCAAAGATATCGCTATTTTGAAAGTTGTTCAGAACCACCCTGAAATTCTGACATATCTTTTCGAACATGATGTTTTACCTGGAACAAATGCCTACTGGCAAGAATGGGCTGCTTTTGTGGACGTACTGACACACTTGAGCTCCAATTCTACAGTCGACCTTGAAAAACTTTACAAAGTGCTTTTAAGTTGTGTGATGGTGTGTCCAAGTCAAAATGAGAAATCAGTTGAGTTACAGGGCCATCAGTTTGTTAAGTGTACTCACTTGGACTTGCGTCTGGTGCTGCTGTTTAATGCAATAGAAAGCAAATCTGTGTCATGTGTGAATTTGTTGCTCCAGCATGGAGTCCCTGTAAATATCCTTGGTCCTGATATGAAAAATGGTTGCCTGTATGACGAAACACCATTGCATCGTGCATGTCGTTATGACAGCATTGAGATAGTCAAAGTGCTCTTGAAAAATGGAGCAAAATTTGTGTGTTGTGAGGAGGCATTGACTCCACTGGATGTTGCCTACAATGAGCTTTCTGTTGAAATTATGTGGCTGTTTGTAGCAAATGGGTATACATCAGAAAGCATCAAGAGTTATAAACTGAATGTAGCTTGTCTACTCCAGGAAGTTGATCTAGTCAGGGAGTTGATTGATGATGGCGCTGATGTCAACAAGTTTGATCACAAAGGAAGGATGCCCCTTATCATGGCAATCTATGTCAAGAACATGGCGTTATTCAAGTTGCTTTTGAAGGCTGGTGCTTTGCCATACATGCCATGTTTTCACAAGCCTAATCCATGCACCGGTCTGCACTGTCCAGCAAATTCAGTTCGCCGTGCAGTTGAGTACAAGAATGCAGAGGCCCTGGACTGCCTGCTGGACATCTTGTGTGAGGACATACCGCTGACAAAGCGCTTCTCGGATTCTAGTCGTCTTCTGGTCAATGCCATAACATCAGGAGACTACAAAACCTTTGATGTTTTGATGAAACGTGGAGCTGACTGCGTATCGAGAGTTTATGATGGCTTCGCACCGATTCATATTGCCGCACATGAGGGGGACGTGTCGATGTTGAAGGCGTTGGTGGAGAGAGGTGTCTGCGTCAATGATAATGCTGCTACCAAGAAGCATGTCCATGTTCGTGATGAAAGGTGTGAAAAGAAAGAGAAGTATTGCTGTATCGATTTTGAGGAGGTAGACCACAGACCTCTGTTTCTCACCAAAAGCGCTGAATGCATACGCTTCCTGTTGGAAAAGGGTGCTGATATCCACAGTGTCGGTTGTGAGGGTTATCTTCGTGATGTCTTGGCAGAGGATGGAAAATTTCTTGACGAATTGACACCACGTCATCGTGCAAGGATACTAACTACGTACTGA